In Actinoplanes derwentensis, the following proteins share a genomic window:
- a CDS encoding peroxiredoxin, translating to MSIGKGDIAPDFELPDQDGTPRKLTELLADGPVVLFFYPGAMTKGCTAEACYFRDLAAEFREAGVQRVGISKDPVEKQKLFADTYNFDYPLLSDPDSETLAAYGVKRKLPLGPLSTKRMTFVIGKDQKVIEVIHSELDMNQHAADALKAAKA from the coding sequence GTGAGCATCGGTAAGGGCGATATCGCGCCCGACTTCGAACTTCCCGACCAGGACGGCACCCCGCGCAAGCTGACCGAGCTGCTCGCGGACGGCCCCGTGGTCCTCTTCTTCTATCCCGGTGCGATGACCAAGGGCTGCACTGCGGAGGCCTGCTATTTCCGCGATCTGGCCGCCGAGTTCCGGGAGGCCGGGGTGCAGCGGGTCGGCATCAGCAAGGACCCGGTGGAGAAGCAGAAACTCTTCGCGGACACCTACAACTTCGACTATCCACTGCTGTCGGACCCCGATTCCGAAACCCTTGCCGCGTACGGGGTGAAGCGCAAGCTTCCGCTCGGGCCGCTGAGCACCAAGCGGATGACCTTCGTGATCGGTAAGGACCAGAAGGTGATCGAGGTGATCCACAGCGAGCTGGACATGAACCAGCACGCCGCGGACGCCCTGAAGGCCGCCAAGGCTTGA
- a CDS encoding phosphotransferase: MSLEEIPLTGGNVSAGVVRVGDTVRRPAGPWTPAVHALLEHLWSVGFRGAPRPFGLDGQGREVLSFIPGEVPWPSRFDLMEPLSELARVGRLVRDLHDACASFTPPPGARWNTLIPADRDDLIVHHDLAPWNLVVGDRMVFIDWDGAAPGSRLWDVAYAVHGFVPMSAHADWQRADAGPRLRAFADAYGLDESQRRELAPMLAVRTRAMHDFLREQATLGVEPWTTHWHTGHGDVWRADADYIERNTGRWLTALLT, from the coding sequence ATGTCACTGGAGGAGATCCCGCTCACTGGCGGCAACGTGTCGGCCGGGGTGGTGCGGGTCGGTGACACCGTGCGCCGCCCCGCCGGGCCCTGGACACCGGCGGTGCACGCCCTGCTGGAACACCTGTGGTCGGTCGGATTCCGCGGCGCGCCCCGGCCGTTCGGTCTCGACGGCCAGGGCCGGGAGGTGCTGAGTTTCATCCCCGGCGAGGTGCCCTGGCCGTCGCGTTTCGACCTGATGGAGCCGCTGTCCGAGTTGGCCCGCGTCGGCCGCCTCGTGCGGGACCTGCACGACGCGTGCGCGAGTTTCACCCCACCGCCGGGCGCGCGGTGGAACACGCTGATCCCCGCCGACCGCGACGACCTGATCGTCCACCACGACCTGGCGCCGTGGAACCTGGTCGTCGGCGACCGGATGGTCTTCATCGACTGGGACGGCGCGGCACCCGGTTCCCGGCTGTGGGACGTGGCCTACGCCGTGCACGGTTTCGTTCCGATGTCCGCCCACGCCGACTGGCAGCGGGCCGACGCGGGACCCCGGTTGCGGGCGTTCGCCGACGCCTACGGCCTCGACGAGTCACAACGCCGCGAACTGGCCCCCATGCTGGCTGTTCGCACTCGGGCGATGCACGACTTCCTGCGCGAGCAGGCCACCCTCGGCGTGGAACCCTGGACCACCCACTGGCACACCGGCCACGGCGACGTGTGGCGCGCGGACGCCGACTACATCGAACGAAACACCGGCCGGTGGCTGACCGCGCTACTGACTTGA
- a CDS encoding helix-turn-helix domain-containing protein, whose product MHSAMEFMHAEPARPWTTTTLASALEVSRATLSRRFRAAIGQSPAAYLTQWRMDLAAVRLH is encoded by the coding sequence GTGCACAGCGCGATGGAGTTCATGCACGCCGAGCCCGCACGGCCATGGACCACGACGACGCTGGCCTCCGCCCTGGAGGTCTCCCGGGCGACCCTGTCCCGCCGCTTCCGGGCGGCCATCGGGCAGAGCCCCGCCGCCTACCTGACGCAGTGGCGGATGGACCTGGCCGCGGTCCGCCTGCACTAG
- a CDS encoding HAD family hydrolase produces MRKYILFDHDGVLVDTEFWYFRAGERALADIGFALDKDQYLHDMGQSAGTWAQARAAGIDDQLISRQRVIRDAYYQGYLRTEAIEIEGVVETLAELAEHVRMAIVTTAKRADFAVIHEKRQIMRFMDFALVREDYRLPKPHPEPYLTGLKRFGATNDEALVVEDSSRGLNSAVAAGIDCAVVHNEFTKTHDFTHATYRIKTLAELKDIILNTG; encoded by the coding sequence GTGCGGAAGTACATCCTCTTCGACCACGACGGCGTGCTGGTGGACACCGAGTTCTGGTATTTCCGAGCTGGCGAACGCGCCCTGGCGGACATCGGTTTCGCTCTGGACAAGGATCAATACCTCCACGACATGGGACAGAGTGCGGGAACGTGGGCCCAAGCCAGGGCGGCAGGCATCGATGACCAGCTGATCAGCCGACAGCGCGTGATTCGCGATGCCTATTACCAGGGGTACCTCAGAACTGAGGCCATCGAGATCGAGGGCGTCGTCGAGACCCTGGCAGAACTGGCGGAACACGTCCGCATGGCCATCGTGACGACAGCGAAACGTGCGGATTTCGCGGTGATCCACGAGAAGCGCCAGATCATGCGGTTCATGGACTTCGCCCTCGTCCGCGAGGACTACAGGCTGCCCAAGCCGCATCCGGAACCGTACCTGACCGGCTTGAAGCGCTTCGGTGCCACCAACGATGAGGCCCTGGTCGTCGAGGATTCCTCCCGAGGGCTGAACTCAGCCGTGGCGGCCGGCATCGACTGCGCCGTCGTCCACAACGAATTCACGAAAACCCATGACTTCACCCACGCCACCTACCGCATCAAGACTCTCGCCGAATTGAAGGACATCATCCTCAATACCGGCTGA
- a CDS encoding DUF4232 domain-containing protein — protein sequence MGTRTMRFALLGAMSAGVVFTQQACADGTAVEPVAAPAASETTAATAASPSETESTSPDEGAVPVCKTADLEANITLQPDSTGDTRKGLVTLTNKSDIECGVHGRAAIALKNPADEVVDVPTENVEEPGESIRTALKSGSSVYQGIKWTICDKGDSTCGAGNTLVFSLDGSTDAKPAKLSNFPAPEKNEITMKSLQIGTIQPSRQGVVAW from the coding sequence ATGGGTACCCGGACGATGCGATTCGCTCTGCTCGGCGCGATGTCCGCGGGTGTGGTGTTCACCCAGCAGGCCTGCGCCGACGGCACCGCCGTCGAACCGGTTGCGGCACCCGCCGCTTCGGAGACTACGGCCGCGACTGCGGCGTCACCGTCGGAGACGGAGAGCACCAGCCCGGACGAGGGCGCGGTTCCGGTGTGCAAGACCGCTGACCTCGAGGCGAACATCACGCTGCAGCCGGACAGCACGGGTGACACCCGGAAGGGCCTGGTTACGCTGACCAACAAGTCCGACATCGAGTGCGGCGTCCACGGCCGCGCCGCGATCGCGCTGAAGAACCCGGCCGACGAGGTGGTCGACGTGCCGACCGAGAACGTCGAGGAACCCGGCGAGTCGATCCGGACCGCCCTCAAGTCCGGCTCCAGCGTCTACCAGGGCATCAAGTGGACGATCTGCGACAAGGGTGACTCGACCTGCGGCGCCGGTAACACCCTGGTCTTCAGCCTGGACGGGTCCACCGACGCCAAGCCGGCGAAGCTGTCGAACTTCCCCGCCCCGGAGAAGAACGAGATCACCATGAAGTCGCTGCAGATCGGCACGATCCAGCCCAGCCGTCAGGGTGTCGTCGCCTGGTGA
- a CDS encoding GlxA family transcriptional regulator, protein MVRKNPANPHRVAVLALDDVIPFDLGIPSRVFNEAINDQGRRLYEVITCSIGGAPVATSAGYTIGVQHDEQALHTADTVVVATQEPTTRMLRSGSLPPEVSAALALIRPGTRIVSLCTSSFILAAAGLLDGLRATTHWALADEFTRLFPHVDLDPSVLFVDNGRILTSAGAAAGIDLCLHLVRRDHGAAIAGSAARRCVIAPWRDGGQAQFIERVVPRQTDTSTTRTREWALSRLGEPLALTDLAAHANMSVRTFSRRFTAETGSSPNQWLIQQRVDHARHLLETSDLPVDRVAAAVGFGSATLLRRHLQTTLGLPPTAYRKTFRAPGCHQATTP, encoded by the coding sequence ATGGTGCGCAAAAATCCGGCCAACCCGCATCGGGTCGCGGTCCTGGCCCTCGACGACGTGATCCCGTTCGACCTCGGCATCCCGTCCCGGGTCTTCAACGAGGCGATCAACGACCAGGGCCGGCGGCTGTACGAGGTGATCACCTGCTCGATCGGTGGCGCCCCCGTCGCCACCAGCGCCGGTTACACGATCGGTGTCCAGCACGACGAGCAGGCCCTGCACACCGCGGACACGGTCGTCGTCGCCACTCAGGAGCCCACCACGCGAATGTTGCGTTCCGGCTCGCTGCCCCCGGAGGTGAGTGCCGCGCTGGCCCTGATCCGCCCCGGCACCCGCATCGTCAGCCTGTGCACCTCGTCGTTCATCCTCGCGGCGGCCGGGCTGCTCGACGGGCTCCGGGCCACCACTCACTGGGCGCTGGCCGACGAGTTCACCCGCTTGTTCCCGCACGTCGACCTGGACCCGAGTGTGCTGTTCGTCGACAACGGCCGCATCCTGACCAGTGCCGGAGCAGCCGCCGGCATCGACCTGTGCCTGCACCTGGTCCGCCGCGACCACGGCGCCGCGATCGCCGGCTCCGCCGCCCGGCGGTGCGTGATAGCACCCTGGCGCGACGGCGGCCAGGCCCAGTTCATCGAGCGTGTGGTGCCGCGGCAGACGGACACCTCGACCACCCGTACCCGCGAATGGGCTTTGTCCCGGCTCGGTGAACCACTGGCTTTGACCGACCTGGCCGCCCACGCCAACATGAGCGTGCGCACGTTCAGCCGCCGATTCACCGCCGAAACCGGCAGCAGCCCCAACCAGTGGCTGATCCAGCAGCGTGTCGACCACGCCCGCCATCTGCTGGAGACCAGCGATCTCCCGGTCGACCGGGTCGCGGCGGCGGTCGGTTTCGGCAGCGCCACCCTGCTCCGTAGACACTTGCAGACCACCTTGGGCCTACCACCGACCGCCTACCGCAAGACCTTTCGGGCACCCGGCTGTCACCAGGCGACGACACCCTGA
- a CDS encoding NADP-dependent oxidoreductase, with the protein MTSSTMRAVTQLTFGGPEVLQVSDVPKPVPLPTEVLVRVTAAGVNPVDWKTREGSGMAGVLGAPPFIPGWDVAGVVEETGFGVTTLAVGDEVYGMPWFPRAAGGYAEYVTAPSRQFARKPKSATMEQAAAVPLAALTAWQALFDTAGVTEGQRVLITAAAGGVGHFAVQFARLRGAEVIATASARNASWLTGLGASTVIDYTSTRFEHEVSDVDVVIDLVGNQDDTSLRALTALRPGGLLVAVPSGVSPEVRSAALAQGRRFSSFLVEPDGPALARIAAHIDAGDVHVELDRVLPLDAAGKAHEAVAAGHTRGKIVLRIG; encoded by the coding sequence ATGACTTCTTCCACCATGCGTGCCGTGACCCAGCTGACCTTCGGCGGTCCCGAGGTTCTGCAGGTCAGCGATGTTCCCAAGCCGGTGCCACTGCCCACCGAGGTCCTGGTCCGGGTGACCGCCGCCGGGGTCAACCCGGTCGACTGGAAGACCCGCGAGGGCTCCGGGATGGCCGGGGTGCTCGGTGCGCCGCCGTTCATCCCGGGCTGGGACGTGGCCGGGGTCGTCGAGGAGACCGGCTTCGGTGTGACCACCCTCGCCGTCGGTGACGAGGTGTACGGGATGCCGTGGTTCCCGCGCGCCGCTGGTGGTTACGCCGAGTATGTGACCGCCCCGTCCCGCCAGTTCGCCCGCAAGCCGAAGTCGGCCACGATGGAGCAGGCCGCGGCCGTCCCGCTCGCCGCGCTGACCGCCTGGCAGGCACTGTTCGACACGGCGGGTGTCACCGAGGGTCAGCGGGTTCTGATCACGGCGGCGGCCGGTGGGGTCGGGCATTTCGCCGTCCAGTTCGCCCGCCTGCGCGGCGCCGAGGTCATCGCGACTGCCAGTGCCCGCAACGCCTCGTGGCTGACCGGCCTGGGTGCGAGCACCGTGATCGACTACACCAGCACCCGGTTCGAACACGAGGTCAGCGACGTCGACGTGGTGATCGACCTGGTCGGCAACCAGGACGACACCAGCCTGCGCGCCCTGACGGCGCTGCGGCCCGGCGGCCTGCTGGTCGCCGTCCCGTCCGGCGTCTCGCCCGAGGTCCGGTCCGCCGCACTGGCGCAGGGCAGGCGGTTCAGCTCGTTCCTCGTCGAGCCGGACGGCCCCGCCCTGGCCCGGATCGCCGCCCACATCGACGCGGGTGACGTGCACGTCGAACTCGACCGGGTGCTGCCGCTGGACGCGGCCGGCAAGGCCCACGAGGCGGTGGCCGCCGGCCACACCCGCGGCAAGATCGTCCTCCGGATCGGCTGA
- a CDS encoding YitT family protein, translated as MTLRRMIDTLEKPAAVRHTRTEDAVSIVTGAFVASLGLFLLQAGGIATGGTAGLGLLIERVSGWPLAAVFVLVNVPFVLLAISRRGWEFTLRSAAGVGLVSAFSLLHPAMMPQVQMAPLYATITGNVATAIGILIIFRHGGSLGGFGVLALIGQDRFGWRAGYVQMALDSVVVLLSLFVLPVGAALLSAAGAVVLNLVLAMNHRPGRYLGA; from the coding sequence GTGACGCTTCGCCGCATGATCGACACCCTGGAGAAGCCGGCGGCAGTACGGCACACCCGCACCGAGGACGCCGTCAGCATCGTCACCGGGGCGTTCGTGGCGTCACTCGGGCTGTTCCTGCTGCAAGCGGGCGGTATCGCGACCGGTGGCACCGCCGGGCTCGGGCTGCTGATCGAACGTGTCTCCGGCTGGCCTCTCGCGGCCGTGTTCGTCCTGGTGAACGTGCCGTTCGTGCTGCTCGCGATCAGCCGTCGCGGGTGGGAGTTCACGCTGCGGTCGGCGGCCGGGGTCGGGCTGGTGTCGGCGTTCTCGCTGCTACACCCGGCGATGATGCCGCAGGTCCAGATGGCCCCGTTGTACGCGACGATCACCGGCAACGTGGCCACCGCCATCGGTATCCTGATCATCTTTCGGCACGGCGGCAGCCTCGGTGGCTTCGGCGTCCTCGCCCTGATCGGCCAGGACCGGTTCGGATGGCGGGCCGGTTATGTGCAGATGGCGCTCGACTCGGTCGTGGTGCTGCTGTCGCTGTTCGTGTTGCCGGTCGGTGCCGCCCTGCTGTCCGCGGCCGGTGCGGTGGTGCTCAACCTGGTGCTGGCGATGAACCACCGGCCGGGCCGTTACCTGGGTGCCTGA
- a CDS encoding energy-coupling factor ABC transporter permease, translated as MHVEAMHIANGIINGPVSAIFLVIAVAGLAVCVWRAKADLDDRLAPMAGLVAAFIFAVQMLNFGVLPGVSGHLLGGTLAVILVGPWVGALCVATVLIVQALVFGDGGLTALGLNITNMALIGAAAAYLLVALLLRVLPKTAAGLGATALIASIAGVVLASQGFVLEYALGGTTDLSLTGIAATMAGVHVLIGIGEGLIAATTVVTVAKVRPDLVYALRAFRKPILTAGVVA; from the coding sequence ATGCATGTTGAGGCGATGCACATCGCCAACGGGATCATCAACGGTCCCGTCTCGGCGATCTTCCTGGTGATCGCGGTGGCCGGCCTCGCGGTGTGCGTGTGGCGGGCCAAAGCCGATCTCGATGACCGGCTGGCGCCGATGGCCGGACTGGTCGCGGCCTTCATCTTCGCCGTGCAGATGCTCAACTTCGGTGTGCTGCCCGGTGTCTCCGGTCACCTGCTCGGCGGCACCCTTGCGGTGATCCTGGTCGGCCCGTGGGTCGGCGCCCTGTGCGTGGCCACCGTCCTGATCGTGCAGGCGCTGGTCTTCGGCGACGGCGGCCTCACCGCTCTCGGGCTCAACATCACCAACATGGCCCTGATCGGGGCGGCGGCGGCGTACCTGCTGGTCGCTCTGCTCCTGCGCGTCCTGCCGAAGACCGCGGCCGGTCTCGGGGCCACCGCCCTGATCGCGTCGATCGCCGGTGTCGTGCTGGCGTCCCAGGGCTTCGTCCTGGAGTACGCGCTGGGCGGTACCACCGACCTGTCCCTGACCGGGATCGCCGCCACGATGGCCGGGGTGCACGTGCTGATCGGTATCGGTGAGGGCCTGATCGCCGCCACCACCGTGGTCACCGTCGCCAAGGTCCGCCCCGACCTGGTCTACGCGTTGCGCGCGTTCCGCAAGCCGATCCTCACCGCGGGAGTCGTCGCATGA
- a CDS encoding PDGLE domain-containing protein, giving the protein MNKRVFLVAGLLVALLLAGVASSFASGSPDGLDYAARQGCTFNAADEITGGDCMAKQAKDHEFADGPLADYAVRGIDNEFLATGLSGVIGVLLTFAIGGGLFWLLRRRASPAS; this is encoded by the coding sequence ATGAACAAGCGGGTATTCCTCGTCGCCGGCCTGCTCGTGGCTCTGCTGCTCGCCGGTGTGGCCAGTAGTTTCGCCTCCGGCAGCCCGGACGGGCTCGACTACGCCGCCCGCCAGGGCTGCACCTTCAACGCCGCCGACGAGATCACCGGTGGTGACTGCATGGCGAAGCAGGCGAAGGATCACGAGTTCGCCGACGGTCCGCTCGCCGACTACGCGGTCCGTGGCATCGACAACGAGTTCCTCGCGACCGGCCTGTCCGGGGTGATCGGCGTGCTACTCACGTTCGCCATCGGCGGCGGCCTGTTCTGGCTGCTCCGGCGCCGGGCGAGCCCAGCATCCTGA
- a CDS encoding aldo/keto reductase: MAETITLLHGAEIPRIGAGTWPLNDADAERVVADALAAGYRLIDTAQAYGNELGVGRGLKAAGVERGDVFVTSKFNKQWHGREKVAEAVRRSLDTLGLDYLDLFLIHWPNPAHDKYVEAWEGLVALLEAGTVRAIGTSNFKPAHLERIIAATGVAPDVNQIQLSPASTRAAARAFHAEHGIVTESWSPIGGQGVRVLDLPVVGEIARQTGRTGAQVVLRWHLQTGLLPIPKSADPQRLRENLDVFGFELTEEQMTALSALDQGESAVVDSDVFGH, translated from the coding sequence ATGGCCGAGACGATCACGCTGCTGCACGGTGCGGAGATCCCGCGGATCGGCGCCGGGACGTGGCCGCTGAACGACGCGGACGCCGAGCGGGTGGTCGCCGACGCGCTGGCGGCCGGTTACCGGTTGATCGACACCGCGCAGGCGTACGGGAACGAGCTCGGTGTCGGCCGCGGCCTGAAGGCGGCCGGCGTGGAGCGTGGCGACGTGTTCGTCACGTCGAAGTTCAACAAACAATGGCACGGGCGGGAGAAGGTCGCCGAGGCAGTGCGGCGCAGCCTGGACACGCTGGGCCTGGACTATCTGGACCTGTTCCTGATCCACTGGCCGAACCCGGCGCACGACAAGTACGTCGAGGCCTGGGAGGGCCTGGTCGCGCTGCTGGAGGCCGGCACCGTGCGGGCGATCGGGACCAGCAACTTCAAGCCCGCCCACCTGGAGCGGATCATCGCCGCGACCGGGGTGGCCCCGGACGTCAACCAGATCCAGCTCAGCCCGGCGTCCACCCGCGCCGCGGCCCGCGCGTTCCACGCCGAGCACGGCATCGTCACCGAGAGCTGGTCGCCGATCGGCGGGCAGGGTGTGCGGGTGCTGGACCTGCCGGTGGTCGGCGAGATCGCCCGGCAGACCGGCCGGACCGGGGCGCAGGTGGTGCTGCGCTGGCACCTGCAGACGGGTCTGCTGCCGATTCCGAAGTCGGCCGATCCGCAGCGTCTGCGGGAGAACCTGGACGTGTTCGGTTTCGAGCTGACCGAGGAGCAGATGACGGCGCTGTCCGCGTTGGATCAGGGCGAGTCCGCGGTGGTGGACTCGGACGTCTTCGGACACTGA
- a CDS encoding peptide deformylase has translation MPARPIIYYGNPVLHRRCADVTVSEGCLSVPGPRADLPRAALALVTGFDQHGNPITISGTGYFARCLQHEYDHLNGTLYVDRLPAGQRGELLSEAGLR, from the coding sequence ATGCCCGCGCGACCGATCATTTACTACGGAAACCCCGTCCTGCACCGCCGCTGCGCCGACGTCACCGTCTCCGAAGGCTGCCTGTCGGTGCCCGGCCCGCGCGCTGACCTACCGCGCGCCGCCCTGGCCTTGGTGACCGGGTTTGATCAGCACGGCAACCCCATCACCATTTCTGGTACGGGGTACTTCGCCCGTTGTCTGCAACACGAGTACGACCACCTCAACGGCACGCTCTACGTCGACCGGCTGCCCGCCGGGCAGCGCGGCGAACTCCTGAGCGAAGCCGGCCTGCGCTGA
- a CDS encoding class I SAM-dependent methyltransferase, with protein MTAQDRINDYWTVRAPSYDADQHRPERLSDDNLAWAEVWSQALPPAPLDVLDVGTGSGQVAFTLAGLGHRVTAVDLSEGMLGQARKHAATATGAPDFQLGDAVAPDFPPGSFDAIVGRYVMWTLRNPAEAVANWIELLRPGGLVAMVDSTWFPNGLDTGAELFTASYDDEVRAVLPLAAAKSIDETVLALADAGLREVSATPLTTIYDLDRRHGVSPGHEVQMQFLITARV; from the coding sequence ATGACTGCTCAAGACCGGATCAACGACTACTGGACCGTACGGGCCCCCAGTTACGACGCCGACCAGCACCGCCCGGAACGGCTCAGCGACGACAACCTGGCCTGGGCCGAAGTCTGGTCCCAGGCGCTGCCGCCCGCTCCCCTCGACGTCCTCGACGTGGGGACCGGGTCCGGCCAGGTCGCGTTCACCCTGGCCGGGCTCGGGCACCGGGTGACCGCCGTCGACCTGTCCGAAGGCATGCTCGGCCAGGCCCGCAAGCACGCCGCCACGGCCACCGGCGCCCCGGACTTCCAGCTCGGTGACGCCGTCGCCCCGGACTTCCCGCCCGGCAGCTTCGACGCGATCGTCGGCCGTTACGTGATGTGGACGCTGCGGAACCCGGCCGAGGCGGTCGCCAACTGGATCGAGCTGCTGCGTCCCGGCGGGCTGGTCGCGATGGTCGACAGCACCTGGTTCCCGAACGGTCTGGACACCGGTGCGGAGCTGTTCACCGCGTCCTACGACGACGAGGTCCGCGCGGTGCTGCCACTGGCCGCCGCCAAGTCGATCGACGAGACGGTGCTGGCCCTGGCCGACGCCGGGCTGCGGGAGGTGTCCGCGACGCCGCTGACCACGATCTACGACCTGGACCGGCGACACGGGGTCTCACCCGGTCACGAGGTCCAGATGCAGTTCCTGATCACCGCGCGGGTGTAG
- a CDS encoding ATP-binding protein, with product MIILSALFERDDPAAPLRHRVQTVLSVGSGAAVGAEWIGDVLIAVSELVQNVGQHTGGGGELTLSATADGLLIEVADSMIAAPRLRQPDHRQVGGRGLLLIDSISLGWGTRHHEHGKTVWALMPAPALVGSGH from the coding sequence GTGATAATCCTGAGTGCGCTGTTCGAGCGCGACGATCCCGCGGCTCCGCTCCGTCACCGGGTGCAGACGGTTCTCAGCGTGGGTTCCGGGGCGGCAGTCGGTGCGGAGTGGATCGGGGATGTGCTGATCGCGGTCAGCGAGCTGGTGCAGAACGTCGGTCAGCACACCGGCGGCGGCGGTGAACTCACGCTCTCCGCCACCGCTGACGGTCTTCTGATCGAGGTCGCCGACTCCATGATCGCCGCGCCGCGCCTGCGCCAGCCGGATCACCGCCAGGTCGGTGGCCGTGGGCTGCTGCTGATCGACTCCATCTCGCTGGGCTGGGGGACCCGTCACCACGAGCACGGCAAGACGGTCTGGGCACTGATGCCGGCCCCGGCGCTGGTGGGTTCCGGGCACTGA
- a CDS encoding MEDS domain-containing protein: MIEVDVLDRLCLGDHTCLVFDDDATRMQALTGFIRAGLRDHHRIRYFGDGHDEITSALIARGVDAAASIAAGQLQVSTPYESYLAPGVFDPEATVGAWRAEAALAKAAGYRGLRVIGDMSWASRPIPGADRLAWYEAQVNRVYADGDAMALCLYDRRLFSAADLQRARWAHPAAVDRDTAHESVPLLRAVRTVDVPGIRLEGEADMSNRHALRAVMEHLVEDTPATSRPLTVDVSGLRYADVTAVRILMHIAVTAAHRLHLVGCSPVLQRLLAFNGAGAVPTLTVQAGA, from the coding sequence ATGATCGAAGTGGATGTCCTCGACCGGCTGTGTCTGGGTGACCACACGTGTCTGGTCTTCGACGACGACGCGACCCGGATGCAAGCCCTGACCGGTTTCATCCGAGCCGGGCTGCGCGACCACCATCGGATCCGGTACTTCGGCGACGGCCACGACGAGATCACCAGCGCGCTCATCGCCCGGGGTGTCGACGCGGCGGCGTCCATCGCGGCCGGCCAGTTGCAGGTGTCGACACCGTACGAGTCGTACCTCGCCCCCGGGGTCTTCGATCCTGAGGCGACCGTCGGTGCCTGGCGGGCCGAGGCGGCGCTGGCGAAAGCCGCCGGATACCGGGGGTTGCGCGTGATCGGGGACATGTCGTGGGCGAGCCGGCCGATCCCGGGCGCGGACCGGCTGGCCTGGTACGAGGCCCAGGTCAACCGGGTGTACGCCGACGGTGACGCGATGGCGCTGTGTCTCTACGACCGTCGTCTGTTCAGCGCCGCGGACCTGCAGCGGGCCCGCTGGGCACATCCGGCCGCCGTCGACCGTGACACCGCTCACGAGTCGGTGCCGCTGTTGCGCGCCGTCCGTACCGTCGACGTGCCGGGAATCCGGCTGGAGGGCGAGGCGGACATGTCGAACCGTCATGCGTTGCGTGCGGTGATGGAACACCTCGTCGAGGACACCCCGGCCACCAGCCGCCCGCTGACCGTCGACGTGAGCGGTCTGCGGTACGCCGACGTGACCGCCGTCCGGATCCTGATGCACATCGCGGTCACCGCCGCGCACCGGCTCCACCTGGTCGGCTGTTCCCCGGTGCTGCAGCGGCTGCTCGCCTTCAACGGTGCCGGTGCGGTGCCCACTCTCACGGTCCAGGCCGGCGCGTGA
- a CDS encoding sensor histidine kinase, with protein sequence MTTAVFDHPGLLYHDAGEYLRATTGFVRAAAAAGDAVLVAVPGPNLTLLREALADLADVVTFADMTVAGRNPGRIIPGVLLAFAARYAGRRVSIIGEPIWPARSDVEYPACATHEALINVVFGGFDAAILCPYDALNLTPERLHDAWRTHPEMITSGQRRPSPWFTDPLGTAATFNQPLPEVPVHASAISYADAVALKAVRRFVGSHAVEAGLSADRADDLVVAVNELAENTIRHTPAGGVVSLWREDEYLACQIDDHGTIADPLAGRIPQAPHTEGGRGLLLAHHYCDLVRIHTTPDGTSIRLHMS encoded by the coding sequence GTGACGACCGCGGTGTTCGACCATCCCGGCCTGCTGTACCACGACGCGGGGGAATACCTGCGGGCCACGACCGGTTTCGTCCGGGCCGCGGCGGCCGCCGGGGACGCTGTTCTGGTGGCTGTTCCCGGCCCGAACCTGACCCTGCTGCGTGAAGCCCTGGCCGACCTGGCCGATGTCGTCACCTTCGCTGACATGACGGTCGCCGGGCGCAATCCGGGGCGGATCATCCCGGGTGTGCTGCTCGCCTTCGCCGCCCGCTACGCCGGCCGCCGGGTCTCGATCATCGGCGAGCCGATCTGGCCGGCCCGCTCGGACGTCGAATACCCGGCCTGTGCCACGCACGAAGCGCTGATCAACGTGGTGTTCGGTGGTTTCGACGCGGCGATCCTGTGCCCGTACGACGCGCTGAACCTGACCCCGGAACGGCTGCACGACGCCTGGCGCACCCACCCCGAGATGATCACGTCCGGGCAGCGCCGGCCGAGTCCATGGTTCACCGACCCGCTCGGCACCGCGGCCACGTTCAATCAGCCGCTACCCGAAGTGCCGGTCCACGCCTCGGCGATCTCCTACGCGGACGCCGTCGCGCTCAAGGCGGTCCGCCGCTTCGTGGGCTCCCACGCCGTCGAGGCGGGACTCAGCGCCGACCGCGCCGACGATCTGGTGGTGGCGGTCAACGAACTCGCCGAGAACACCATCCGGCACACCCCCGCCGGTGGCGTGGTGTCCCTGTGGCGCGAGGACGAGTACCTGGCCTGCCAGATCGACGATCACGGGACCATCGCCGACCCTCTGGCCGGGCGGATCCCGCAGGCCCCGCACACCGAAGGCGGCCGGGGCCTGCTGCTCGCCCACCACTACTGCGATCTCGTGCGCATCCACACCACGCCGGACGGCACCAGCATCCGCCTGCACATGAGCTGA